A stretch of DNA from Arthrobacter globiformis:
AATCTCGATGAGGAGGAATGATGGGTAACGATGCCCGAACCCAGGACGCGGCGGCGTCCGTGGACTTCGAGGAAGTCCAGGCCACGCAGCAGTTCAAGGACCTGCGCAAACGCCACCGCAGCTTTGTGTTTCCGATGGCCGTCGGGTTTCTGCTCTGGTACTTCGCGTACGTCATCCTTGCCGCCTACGCCGTGGACTTCATGTCCACCAAGGTGTGGGGCAACATCAACGTGGGCATCATTATGGGGCTGCTGCAGTTCGTGACCACGTTCGCCATCACCGGCTGGTACGTCAGCTACTCGAACCGGCGCCTGGATCCGATCGCCGCGGACATCCGGCACGGCATTGAAGGCCACGAGTATGACAAATCCGGCAACAGCGCATTGGGCGGAGGGGCAAAGTGATCACCATTCCCGCAGCGGTTGATGTCGCCGCACTCAAAGACACCACGCTGCTGAACATGGGCATCTTCGCCCTGTTCGTCGCCGTCACCATGGTCATCGTTCTCCGGGCCAGCCGGAACAACAAGACGGCGGCCGACTACTATGCCGCCGGCCGTTCCTTCACTGGCTCGCAGAACGGCACCGCCATCGCGGGCGACTACCTGTCGGCGGCCTCCTTCCTGGGCATCACCGGCGCCATCGCCGTCAACGGCTACGACGGCTTCATGTACTCCATCGGCTTCCTGGTCGCCTGGCTCGTGGCGCTCCTGCTGGTGGCGGAACTGCTCCGGAACACCGGCAAGTTCACCATGGCCGACGTCCTTTCGTTCCGTCTCAAACAGCGTCCGGTGCGCATCGCGGCCGCCATCTCCACGCTGGCCGTCTGCTTCTTCTACCTCCTGGCCCAGATGGCCGGCGCCGGAAGCCTGATCTCGCTCCTGCTCGGCATCAGTGACTGGGGCGGACAGGCCCTGGTGATCATCGTCGTCGGTGCGCTGATGATCATGTACGTCCTGATCGGCGGCATGAAGGGCACCACCTGGGTGCAGATCATCAAGGCCATCCTGCTCATCGCCGGTGCCGCCGTCATGACGCTCTGGGTTTTGGCCATCTACGGGTTCAACCTTTCCAGCCTGCTGGGCGGCGCGGTAGACGCGGCCAACAACCCGGCTGTGCTCAACCCCGGCCTGCAGTACGGAAAGACGGAAACCTCCAAGCTGGACTTCATGTCCCTGGGCCTTGCCCTGGTGCTGGGGACGGCCGCCCTGCCGCACGTGCTGATGCGCTTCTACACGGTGCCCACCGCCAAGGAAGCCCGCAAATCGGTTGTGTGGTCCATCTGGCTGATCGGGCTGTTCTACATCTTCACCCTGGTCCTCGGCTACGGCGCCGCCGCACTGGTGGGGGCGGACACCATCAAGGGCGCCCCGGGCGGCGTCAACTCCGCGGCGCCGCTGCTGGCCTTCCACCTGGGCGGCCCGCTGCTGCTGGGCTTCATCTCGGCCGTGGCTTTCGCCACGATCCTCGCCGTGGTGGCCGGCCTCACGATCACCGCCGCCGCCTCGTTCGCCCATGACATCTATGCCAACGTCATCGCGAAGGGAAAGGCCGACGCCGACACGGAAGTTAAGGTGGCCCGCCGCACTGTGATTGTGATTGGCATCCTCGCCATCCTGGGCGGAATCTTGGCCAACGGCCAGAACGTGGCGTTCCTGGTGGCCCTGGCGTTCGCCGTGGCGGCCTCTGCCAACCTGCCCACCATCATCTACTCCCTGTTCTGGCGCCGGTTCACCACGCAGGGCGCCACGTGGAGCATGTACGGCGGGCTCGCGTCGGCCATCATCCTGATCGCGCTCTCCCCGGTGGTGTCGGGCACTGCGACCTCCATGATCAAGGGCGCCAACTTCGCTGTCTTCCCGCTCAGCAATCCCGGCATCGTGTCCATCCCGCTGGCCTTCCTGCTGGGCTGGCTCGGCACGGTGCTGGACAAGAGGCAGGAGGACCGCGGCAAGCAGGCCGAAATGGAAGTCCGGTCACTGACCGGGATCGGCGCCGAGAAGGCGGTGGAGCACTAGCCGCTTCCGGTTCGCGCAACCTCAGTCCCCGGGTATAACGCGTCCCTTACTAGGCCCTACTTAGCTAGGCCCTACTTAGTGAGCCCAAAAAACAGGCAGGAGTCCCCGCGCACCGCGCGGGGGCTCCTGCCGCGTTTGCCGCCGTCGGACTGGCGGTCGGGGGAAAGGCTGCCAGGGACTGGGCTCCGCCGGGGGTAAGCCTGCGGCTCAAGGTGAGTGGTGCCCTCCGGCGTGTTCGCCGTGCGGCACTGCGAACTGGCCTGCCGTCGATGCGGCGAGTCCCGGCGTCGTGATGGCCGCAAC
This window harbors:
- a CDS encoding DUF485 domain-containing protein; translated protein: MGNDARTQDAAASVDFEEVQATQQFKDLRKRHRSFVFPMAVGFLLWYFAYVILAAYAVDFMSTKVWGNINVGIIMGLLQFVTTFAITGWYVSYSNRRLDPIAADIRHGIEGHEYDKSGNSALGGGAK
- a CDS encoding solute symporter family protein yields the protein MGIFALFVAVTMVIVLRASRNNKTAADYYAAGRSFTGSQNGTAIAGDYLSAASFLGITGAIAVNGYDGFMYSIGFLVAWLVALLLVAELLRNTGKFTMADVLSFRLKQRPVRIAAAISTLAVCFFYLLAQMAGAGSLISLLLGISDWGGQALVIIVVGALMIMYVLIGGMKGTTWVQIIKAILLIAGAAVMTLWVLAIYGFNLSSLLGGAVDAANNPAVLNPGLQYGKTETSKLDFMSLGLALVLGTAALPHVLMRFYTVPTAKEARKSVVWSIWLIGLFYIFTLVLGYGAAALVGADTIKGAPGGVNSAAPLLAFHLGGPLLLGFISAVAFATILAVVAGLTITAAASFAHDIYANVIAKGKADADTEVKVARRTVIVIGILAILGGILANGQNVAFLVALAFAVAASANLPTIIYSLFWRRFTTQGATWSMYGGLASAIILIALSPVVSGTATSMIKGANFAVFPLSNPGIVSIPLAFLLGWLGTVLDKRQEDRGKQAEMEVRSLTGIGAEKAVEH